Sequence from the Cucumis sativus cultivar 9930 chromosome 1, Cucumber_9930_V3, whole genome shotgun sequence genome:
AATGGACTCTACTCATGCATAACGAAAATGGTTGTTTCATTGGAAGTATAAGACAAAATACTTGCAGAACTAAGCAAGTATAAGAGCAATCAGACAAAGGGACAAAATATCTCTAGgtaaatttcaactaaacGATTACTCAACGATACTAGCAACAAgctattatattaatatatatttttttgtttgtgccTATAAAGGAATGATGGGATAATTTTGGACAATCAACTACAAACTTGCAAAAGTTTGCTGTAAGAATTTTAGGTCTTACTTGTAGTGCTTCTGGATGGGAGCGTAATTGGAGTGTGTTTGAACATGTTACCTTTCCTCTCCTTAAGTACATTGAGAATGAGAATCAAAATTGGTTGATTCACTGACAACgaaactttctaattttgcAGCTTCATAGCAAGAAATGAAATAGGCTTGCTCAAAGTCGTTTGAATGATCTAGTGTTCATCAAATACAATAGAACATTAAAACGTCAATACAACCTACGAGATATTATCGATTCTGATTggtcaataaaaatatattttaatgctatttcttttttctttttccttagtTTCGCCAATTTCTcatgaaaagtaaaaaggggtaaagtaactttttttttattattttttaaatggaagttttctttttcttcttccgcatgtaaaaaaggaataaataaatcaatcaaattccGAGAGGCTTCATGAAGTGCTTCTTTAGGAGTTAAACTTCCATTGGTCCATATTTCGAGAAAAAGTATCTCTTGTTTTTCATTCCCATTTCCATCTCCTTGAAAGATATTAATGATAGTAACAAATGGTTGATTGGAAGGTTGGATGACGATTCTGAGGAGGAGGATGAGTTGGTATTTGACAACGATTCTTTAACGTGGGGTGATATTTCAAAAGCTGTCGAAGCAAAAGAACCATCATTTTATTCTAGAGCTAGTACCTTAAGAGCAAATACTAATGTTTCATGTAGACGAACCATGAGCCTTTAAAAACATTGGTTGCACCATAAAGTTCCTCTAGAGCTAACTATACCTCTCTTGATGTTGTCAGACTAACGACCTCTGATGCCACAGACAGAGTCATTGAACTAAATAACCATCAAAGAGGAGCTTGATTTGTTGCTGTCCATTCTTCAAACGCTGGATTAATAATTGAAGTAGAAGAACCATGCCTCTTCATAGTCCAAAATTTTTGTCATTAAGTTTAACAGAGAGAGATGTGTCCAAAGGATGTCTAAACGAAGTGTTGATGGCAGTATACGTCAGAGCATTAGTCACCAAAGTGTTTTAGCTTTTAGTGGTGGTGTTGTTCTCAGCTAGATCATACATGACATTGGCCTTTGATGCTCTGATACCgggagaaaaaatataaagagaagttgaaaagaaaagaagatgaagatagaGGGCACAAGGCAATATTCTTCATTGTATATTAAGCAATgttagatataaaatatataggcATTATAGACTTTGAcaagaaaggaaataaatatacaaaagggaaaagaaaaggaaatcaTTACAGATATGATatctaaagaaaaaggaaaaccaaaATAAGGAGTTcctatatttttacaaataccaaaaataaaacaagaggAGAATTCCATAAGGTAATATGTTTTATGTTGTAAGAAACACAACATacttcctttattttcttttaatgacatttatttacTTGCAATCAATTAAATCCAAAACTCCCACTCATGACTTAACATGTGGACACCCCTATATTCGACCCATATTGCTACTACTAAATTTTaaggaagaaacaaaactatttGACTAAGCAGAGTTGGTGGCAAACTCTTGTCGATAagtgaaattataaaatatggaACCTCGCACGCTCAAATTGGCCTAATTCACTCTCTTGCTGTCCACCCCTTGTCTTTTGTTATCTCACTCATTTTCCCCCTCTCACGCAAATCACTCTCTCCTATTCATTGTCTCAAGTCAAGCTCTTGAGTTAACTCCCCTCACGCTTCTTTCTTTAATCCATCGCTCTAGAATAGactaaaaagatatataacatatttttttaagaagacTATCTGATCTCCCTCACTCTATTACTCTCATAAAACATATGAGCGCCAATAGTTCTTTGTGATTCCTTTCTCTTActcaaaaaacataaaagctTCTACAAGCTTCTTTGTTCTGAAGAGAATATTAGAGAAGGTCGATACTTGTTCTTTCTCGTGCATTGATCATGTGGTGGATCTAAAATACTGCTGGGAGAAGGTATCTGAGAATTTGATCGACAATCATACTACTTCTCTCCCCTTCAATACTGGAGAAATCATGTTTAGCATAAAACCTTGTGATCACAAAATTGagttaaaacaataaaatgctTAGATTCAATTGCATCAGTTCCAAGGTTGGCCGAGAAGATTGTTGGAGACGGTGGCCAAACATGATTATTAGAGTTGGTGGCTAGAGTATTTCATACAAATCACGAAGAGACTAACCATCAAACacttaaaagttgtttttttctaaaagtttgtttcaacttatttttttctaaaacaaacttattttataaactcaattttaaaaaaaatgtattttagttaccatgattttttttttcaaaataactaacttttaattttatcaccTTAAAAATCGAACCAAACAACCAAGGGAGGCTACCTTTACCCAAGGTTTGATTGATCccaccaaaattaaaaagcaaaGTAAAACTCATAAAACTAATgattttcaaccaaaattaaataaagtctAAGTAAGACAATGgtaagacaatttttttaataccaaaatgaacaaaaatatttacaaaatatagcaaaatatcatcaTATAAATCTACTATAGATCACTGTAAGCTAAGATGGACTACTATTTGTATCTATCTCTGGATTATGATATACACAAATACACAAATACTAGTCTTTCTTAGTCTATCACATATATactatgatattttgttatatttataaatattttgagaagttttgttatttaaagtaattttactaaatataATCTTTCCTAACTCataaatttggaaatattGATTCGACCCTATATACTGTTTGTTCTTGGGGAGTTTCACTccattaaactttttattacattatgtttaatatttatcaaacgcattatataagaatttttttattaacaaaatttcaaaaggaaaattttatgaTGGCAAAAGTTGTAACAATATACgaaactaaaaacataattttacaaaatgaaattcaaacgTTCTTTTAACTAATTTCTTGAACAAGGTTAAGTAGATAAGTGGTTCTCTCATCTCGATCTCATGAGTAATTGTTGAGTGAAGTTGGTGATCTGCCAAACTCTCCagcaaacattttaaaacattttcttccCATAAATTGTTCTAATACTCATCATCTCCACCGTTTTCTTATCTTTTACATTATCCTGTTTAATTGTCATTGAAAAGCTAGTTCATGTTGGTAACTTTGAGAAGTCTTACCATAGTAGCTGAAAGTTTCCACAATGAGTTAACGTCTTAAAATTTCTGAATGCATCCAATATTACGGTGAAGAATATGTTTTAATGATGTAGTTTGATTCAATCTCTCAAAGTATTCTATTAACCTTTAACTTATACAGTAACACTATATTGAAACTTGCTgcattctaaaatttatgaagAGATTGCAGCTTCTCTACATCTTGAACATGCATAAGATTCTATACTTAAGAGCACTTTCTAGATTTAACTTTtactagaagaaaaaaaactcatacaAATTGGGGGATGAATCTTAGCCAAAGCAAGAATTGAAGAAGGGAGAATCCATAATCCTTCTCCACATATCAAACCAGACGCAACAGCCGGAACCATCAATCCAGCCTTTTCACGATTTAGATAATGCCACACGAACACGATCAAGCTCCCCATGCACATATCGATTGCAAAATAAGCACCGACGAGGAAAGGCACAGCCATGACCATTGGCAATGGGATCCATTTCCCAAATTTCTCAAGTGTAAGATCTCTCAACAAGTTAGCTACTATGGCAAAGCTAAAGAATCCATAACATAGCTGCAAGCAATGCTGAGGCAAAGCTGAGAAGCCTTCAACTCCTAAGATAGCCATGTTTCGGTATATGATTGCATACGGGACCTTGTACTCACCATTTGGGTTGGCGAGATCAAATGCTTTGTAGAACATATAAAATGTGATAGGAGCTACAATGCAGCCTAAGGCTGTACCAATAGCTTGGCTTAAAAGCATGGATCTTGGAGATGTAAGTGTAAGATGGCCAGTTTTGAAATCATGCATCAAATCAGAGGAAATGGAAACAATAGACTTGATCAAACCACAACCAACAAGTCCAGCAACTACACCATCATTTTTACCAGCCATAGCAGCAAGCACAAACAGAGCCACTTTCCCATAGTTATAAGCCATATTCATGTCAGTTAGACCAGCACCATAGGCATTGCAAAAGCTAAGAGATGGTGCCAAAGTATAGGCCACAACTATGTAGTACCATTTGACCTCTGAGAACATGATTGGGATTACAATGATAGAGAcaatggagaagaagatgtACCCTGTGATTGCCACCCATACCGGAATACCGTCTCTTAAGAACACTTCGTTTCGTCGATGATCGTCGAAAGTTGGGACTGAATCATCAGGGACTGCATCCATATAAATATCATGTCataatgaatgaaagaaaacttgGGAATGGCACATCAGGAATCATCAATTTACATGTTTTCAACTTCTTGTTGGTTGCTTTTGCGTACATGTTTGAACCAGTGAAATATAGAATTTTGAGGAAATG
This genomic interval carries:
- the LOC101214757 gene encoding metal-nicotianamine transporter YSL3 isoform X2 yields the protein MRNSIIEEVHEIETNESKEEDKTQNEAEDVKKIAPWTRQITIRGVIASIAIGIMYSVIVMKLNLTTAGFVCTPFTPQENTVIQTCAVACYSIAVGGGFGSYLFALSRKTYEQAGVNMEGNAPGSTKEPGIGWITGFLSVSSFVGLLALVPLRKIMILDYKLTYPSGTATAVLINGFHTPKGDKAAKKQVHGFMKYFSFSFFWALFQWFYSGGEKCGFSQFPTFGIKAWKDSFYFDFSLTYIGAGMICPHLVNLSLLLGAVLSWGVMWPLMKELKGEWYPGSLPESSMKSLNGYKVFISIALILGDGLYHFLKILYFTGSNMYAKATNKKLKTFPDDSVPTFDDHRRNEVFLRDGIPVWVAITGYIFFSIVSIIVIPIMFSEVKWYYIVVAYTLAPSLSFCNAYGAGLTDMNMAYNYGKVALFVLAAMAGKNDGVVAGLVGCGLIKSIVSISSDLMHDFKTGHLTLTSPRSMLLSQAIGTALGCIVAPITFYMFYKAFDLANPNGEYKVPYAIIYRNMAILGVEGFSALPQHCLQLCYGFFSFAIVANLLRDLTLEKFGKWIPLPMVMAVPFLVGAYFAIDMCMGSLIVFVWHYLNREKAGLMVPAVASGLICGEGLWILPSSILALAKIHPPICMSFFSSSKS
- the LOC101214757 gene encoding metal-nicotianamine transporter YSL3 isoform X1; amino-acid sequence: MRNSIIEEVHEIETNESKEEDKTQNEAEDVKKIAPWTRQITIRGVIASIAIGIMYSVIVMKLNLTTGLVPNLNVSVALIAFVFIKTWTLLLEKAGFVCTPFTPQENTVIQTCAVACYSIAVGGGFGSYLFALSRKTYEQAGVNMEGNAPGSTKEPGIGWITGFLSVSSFVGLLALVPLRKIMILDYKLTYPSGTATAVLINGFHTPKGDKAAKKQVHGFMKYFSFSFFWALFQWFYSGGEKCGFSQFPTFGIKAWKDSFYFDFSLTYIGAGMICPHLVNLSLLLGAVLSWGVMWPLMKELKGEWYPGSLPESSMKSLNGYKVFISIALILGDGLYHFLKILYFTGSNMYAKATNKKLKTFPDDSVPTFDDHRRNEVFLRDGIPVWVAITGYIFFSIVSIIVIPIMFSEVKWYYIVVAYTLAPSLSFCNAYGAGLTDMNMAYNYGKVALFVLAAMAGKNDGVVAGLVGCGLIKSIVSISSDLMHDFKTGHLTLTSPRSMLLSQAIGTALGCIVAPITFYMFYKAFDLANPNGEYKVPYAIIYRNMAILGVEGFSALPQHCLQLCYGFFSFAIVANLLRDLTLEKFGKWIPLPMVMAVPFLVGAYFAIDMCMGSLIVFVWHYLNREKAGLMVPAVASGLICGEGLWILPSSILALAKIHPPICMSFFSSSKS
- the LOC101214757 gene encoding metal-nicotianamine transporter YSL3 isoform X3 encodes the protein MEGNAPGSTKEPGIGWITGFLSVSSFVGLLALVPLRKIMILDYKLTYPSGTATAVLINGFHTPKGDKAAKKQVHGFMKYFSFSFFWALFQWFYSGGEKCGFSQFPTFGIKAWKDSFYFDFSLTYIGAGMICPHLVNLSLLLGAVLSWGVMWPLMKELKGEWYPGSLPESSMKSLNGYKVFISIALILGDGLYHFLKILYFTGSNMYAKATNKKLKTFPDDSVPTFDDHRRNEVFLRDGIPVWVAITGYIFFSIVSIIVIPIMFSEVKWYYIVVAYTLAPSLSFCNAYGAGLTDMNMAYNYGKVALFVLAAMAGKNDGVVAGLVGCGLIKSIVSISSDLMHDFKTGHLTLTSPRSMLLSQAIGTALGCIVAPITFYMFYKAFDLANPNGEYKVPYAIIYRNMAILGVEGFSALPQHCLQLCYGFFSFAIVANLLRDLTLEKFGKWIPLPMVMAVPFLVGAYFAIDMCMGSLIVFVWHYLNREKAGLMVPAVASGLICGEGLWILPSSILALAKIHPPICMSFFSSSKS